The following are encoded together in the Gemmatimonadaceae bacterium genome:
- a CDS encoding HlyD family efflux transporter periplasmic adaptor subunit has translation MSRLHVIAVGALLVAGACQQDAADAYGNFEATEVTVSSEASGRVLRLSAEEGARLDAQADVGLVDTVTLSLQRAELLARRDASRSRLREVDANAATLETQRVIADRELERTQRLLAAKAATAQQGDRAERDAKVLREQLQGTSATRATIARDVASIEAQVASIDEKIRRSRIVAPLAGTVLARFVEPGEFVQVGTPLFKMAALDTLVLRAYVSGGQLAQLALGEAVQVRVDAGGDSLRLVPGRITWIAASAEFTPTPIQTRDERTTQVYAVKVAVPNGDGRLRIGMPGEVVLAPVTATNAQGRDK, from the coding sequence ATGTCCCGACTTCACGTGATTGCAGTGGGTGCCCTCCTCGTCGCGGGGGCGTGCCAGCAGGACGCTGCCGACGCCTACGGCAACTTCGAGGCGACGGAAGTGACCGTCTCCTCCGAAGCGAGCGGGCGGGTGTTGCGGCTGTCGGCCGAAGAGGGAGCGCGCCTCGACGCCCAGGCAGACGTCGGCCTCGTCGACACGGTGACGCTGTCGCTGCAGCGCGCCGAGCTGCTGGCGCGCCGCGACGCCTCGCGCTCCCGGCTCCGCGAGGTCGACGCCAACGCCGCCACGCTCGAGACGCAGCGCGTCATCGCCGATCGCGAGCTGGAGCGCACGCAGCGCCTGCTGGCCGCCAAGGCCGCGACGGCGCAGCAGGGCGACCGCGCCGAGCGCGACGCGAAGGTCCTGCGCGAGCAGCTGCAAGGGACGTCGGCAACACGCGCGACCATCGCACGCGACGTGGCGTCGATCGAGGCGCAAGTGGCCTCCATCGACGAGAAGATCCGCCGCAGCCGCATTGTCGCGCCCTTGGCTGGGACCGTCCTCGCGCGCTTTGTCGAGCCCGGCGAGTTCGTGCAGGTGGGGACGCCGCTCTTCAAGATGGCGGCGCTCGACACGCTGGTGCTGCGTGCCTACGTGAGCGGCGGGCAGTTGGCGCAGCTCGCGCTCGGTGAGGCGGTGCAGGTGCGGGTCGACGCCGGTGGTGACTCGCTACGCCTCGTGCCCGGACGCATCACGTGGATCGCGGCGTCGGCCGAGTTCACGCCGACGCCGATCCAGACGCGCGACGAGCGAACCACGCAGGTATACGCGGTGAAGGTGGCGGTGCCTAACGGCG
- a CDS encoding TolC family protein, which yields MSISRSFRSHAARRWAALLVATALSSTAPHALAAQAPDTLQLSALQDAAVQRDPRAGQRELLRDASALRLTTLDMERRPQLALNGSASHQSDVTQLLLKLPNATMPVLPKDRWQTTLDVSQLLYDGGSIAARQSVERARVAESAAAVDATLYRLRGEVNGAFFSAYLLQERAQEFDALLGDLDARLQLARARVINGAALPRDTSAIVAEQLRSRMARDEALSARRASVAVLERLTGRTIADGTILALPDYAADVDRTRSEGRVDALRARPEFAQFARTRERIDREAALTNVENRPRVLAFGQGGVGRPGLNQFRTDPDGFWMAGVRVEWRPWTWRGAQRAAEGLRLQQRIVTTEERALAEQLARAVESDLADMQRVRDALASDAQLVTLRQSIEVQARAQFNEGAITGAEYVETRTDVVEATLQLQRHRAELAQAQARYLTTLGLAPRSLQP from the coding sequence GTGAGTATCTCCCGTTCATTCCGCTCGCACGCGGCGCGGCGCTGGGCCGCGCTGCTCGTGGCCACGGCGCTCTCGTCCACGGCGCCGCACGCACTCGCGGCGCAGGCGCCCGACACGTTGCAGCTCTCGGCCCTGCAGGACGCCGCCGTGCAGCGCGACCCGCGCGCCGGCCAGCGCGAGCTGCTGCGCGACGCCAGCGCGCTCCGCCTCACCACGCTGGACATGGAGCGACGCCCGCAATTGGCGCTGAACGGCAGTGCGTCGCACCAGAGCGACGTGACGCAGCTCCTGCTCAAGCTCCCCAACGCGACAATGCCGGTCCTGCCCAAGGACCGCTGGCAGACCACGCTCGACGTGAGCCAGCTGCTGTACGACGGTGGCTCGATCGCGGCGCGCCAGTCGGTGGAGCGCGCACGCGTGGCGGAGTCGGCGGCTGCGGTCGATGCGACGCTGTACCGGCTGCGCGGCGAGGTGAATGGCGCCTTCTTCTCGGCGTACCTGTTGCAGGAGCGGGCGCAGGAGTTCGACGCGCTGCTGGGCGACCTCGATGCGCGGTTGCAACTGGCGCGCGCGCGCGTGATCAATGGTGCGGCGCTCCCGCGCGACACGTCGGCCATCGTGGCCGAGCAGTTGCGCTCTCGCATGGCGCGCGACGAGGCGCTGTCCGCGCGGCGCGCGTCGGTCGCCGTCCTGGAGCGGCTCACCGGACGCACGATCGCCGACGGTACGATTCTCGCCCTTCCCGACTACGCCGCCGACGTGGACCGCACGCGAAGCGAGGGGCGGGTCGACGCCTTGCGCGCACGCCCCGAGTTCGCGCAGTTCGCGCGCACGCGCGAACGCATCGACCGCGAGGCGGCGCTGACGAATGTCGAGAACCGCCCGCGCGTCCTCGCCTTTGGGCAGGGAGGGGTGGGACGCCCCGGCCTCAACCAGTTCCGCACCGATCCCGACGGCTTCTGGATGGCGGGGGTGCGTGTGGAGTGGCGTCCGTGGACGTGGCGTGGCGCCCAACGCGCCGCCGAGGGGCTGCGGCTGCAACAGCGCATCGTGACCACCGAGGAACGCGCCCTCGCCGAGCAGCTTGCGCGCGCCGTGGAGTCCGACCTGGCCGACATGCAACGGGTGCGAGATGCCCTGGCGAGCGATGCGCAGCTCGTCACCCTGCGCCAGTCGATCGAGGTGCAGGCGCGCGCGCAGTTCAATGAGGGGGCCATCACCGGCGCGGAGTATGTGGAGACGCGCACCGACGTCGTCGAAGCCACGTTGCAACTGCAACGGCACCGCGCCGAGCTGGCCCAGGCGCAGGCCCGCTATCTCACCACGCTGGGCCTGGCCCCGCGTTCCCTCCAGCCATAG
- a CDS encoding TetR/AcrR family transcriptional regulator — protein sequence MARSGSNAARNGSNAALADLETRERILAAAHRVFLAQGTAKARTADIAREAGVNKALLHYYFSTKATLADAVFAQAIADFMPRLFSLLGDPAISLHDKIHALVQEQTDFHSARPYLAGYVVSEMYTEPDRLPTLMTARGRPPLEALRQQLDAEAAAGRMRPISVEVFVVNLMALLVFPFMARPMLTAMLRLDDRRFPAFVEERRRLLPSLILASLRP from the coding sequence GTGGCGCGCAGCGGCTCGAACGCGGCGCGTAACGGATCAAACGCGGCGCTCGCCGACCTCGAGACGCGCGAACGCATTCTCGCCGCCGCGCATCGCGTCTTCCTGGCGCAGGGAACCGCCAAGGCGCGCACCGCCGACATCGCCCGCGAGGCTGGCGTCAACAAGGCGCTCCTCCACTACTACTTCAGTACCAAGGCGACGCTCGCCGACGCCGTCTTCGCGCAGGCCATCGCTGACTTCATGCCGAGGCTTTTCTCCCTGCTCGGCGATCCGGCGATTTCGCTCCACGACAAGATCCACGCCCTGGTGCAGGAGCAGACCGATTTCCACTCCGCGCGCCCGTACCTCGCCGGCTATGTGGTCTCGGAGATGTACACCGAGCCCGATCGACTGCCCACGCTCATGACCGCGCGCGGCCGACCGCCGCTGGAGGCGCTGCGACAGCAACTCGACGCCGAGGCCGCCGCAGGACGCATGCGCCCCATCAGCGTCGAAGTGTTTGTCGTCAACCTGATGGCGCTGCTGGTCTTTCCCTTCATGGCGCGACCGATGCTCACGGCCATGCTCCGGCTCGACGATCGGCGCTTTCCCGCCTTTGTCGAGGAGCGGCGCCGGCTCCTCCCCTCACTCATCCTCGCGTCGCTACGCCCGTGA
- a CDS encoding dienelactone hydrolase family protein, which translates to MHSLPLKAIVRFACDARDARDARDAHDARGVSRPAEPRAAWRRWAALALVAGVAGCGAIIETVGGMGRWGWEPSPHVTRIDTGFTSGGRHIAVERFAPDAGGLLHLARRRHHPAILVLHSSAGVLGRSGATVRTWADAFAEQGYVAYVIHYFDRTGDARTDDAYENRTYPEWTATLRDAVTFVRGDAAVDSSRIDAFGVSLGGFLALALGDEDARVRRLVVLSGGLFPALAPALRRMPPTLLLHGAVDDVVPVEEAWRVDTVLSRLGAPHALVVIPGGDHSLDDALVPDAMRRAMEFLQAAHPEDGLRRASAPLRADRTAARLNRVVKPEG; encoded by the coding sequence ATGCATTCACTGCCGCTGAAAGCCATTGTCCGATTCGCGTGCGACGCACGCGACGCACGCGACGCGCGCGACGCACACGACGCGCGCGGTGTTTCGCGACCAGCGGAGCCGCGCGCGGCGTGGCGGCGCTGGGCGGCGCTCGCGTTGGTGGCCGGCGTCGCTGGGTGCGGAGCGATCATCGAGACGGTGGGAGGGATGGGGCGCTGGGGGTGGGAGCCATCGCCGCACGTCACGCGAATCGACACGGGGTTCACGAGTGGCGGACGGCATATCGCCGTGGAGCGCTTCGCTCCCGACGCGGGCGGACTGTTGCACCTGGCGCGACGCCGGCATCATCCGGCGATTCTCGTCCTGCATTCCAGCGCTGGAGTCCTGGGGCGCAGCGGCGCGACGGTGCGCACGTGGGCCGACGCCTTCGCCGAGCAGGGCTACGTCGCCTATGTGATCCACTACTTCGACCGCACCGGCGACGCGCGCACCGACGACGCGTACGAGAATCGCACCTATCCGGAATGGACCGCGACGCTGCGCGATGCCGTGACCTTCGTGCGCGGCGATGCGGCGGTCGACTCGTCGCGCATCGATGCGTTCGGTGTCTCGCTCGGCGGCTTCCTGGCGCTCGCGCTCGGTGACGAGGACGCGCGCGTGCGACGCCTGGTCGTGCTCTCGGGGGGGCTCTTTCCCGCGCTCGCGCCGGCGCTGCGCCGCATGCCGCCCACGCTCCTCCTGCATGGCGCCGTTGACGACGTGGTCCCGGTGGAGGAGGCGTGGCGCGTGGACACCGTGCTCTCTCGCCTCGGCGCGCCGCACGCCCTGGTCGTGATTCCCGGAGGCGACCACTCGCTCGACGACGCGCTCGTTCCCGATGCGATGCGCCGGGCGATGGAGTTTCTGCAGGCCGCGCATCCCGAGGATGGGCTCCGTCGTGCCAGCGCCCCCTTGCGCGCCGACCGCACGGCCGCCAGACTTAACCGCGTGGTTAAACCAGAAGGTTGA
- a CDS encoding RNA-binding transcriptional accessory protein: MAATTAPAIIARVAKDLSLNLGQVERTLALFDEGNTLPFIARYRKEVTGGLDEVQLRDVRERSDYLAELEERRAAILKSIDEQGKLDDVLRTQINGAETKQALEDLYLPFKPKRRTRAMIARERALAPLAEQLWSGALDDAGALDAASAYVSQEREVPDVDAALLGARDILAEQVAEDATVRGWVREMTRAQGVVKSTVQPGKASDASKFKDYFDYSESLGTIPSHRMLAIRRGEAEEELLWRIVAPVDAIVTRLTRDILDGRRATQQLTLVASDAYKRLLATAIEVELRLELKSRADDEAITIFGRNLQQLLLASPAGERRVIGLDPGFRTGVKVAVVTATGALVHTDTLYLHQEDRFAGAIRAMVARFAPELIAIGNGTASRETETLTKAALRELDPPRPQVVVVNEAGASVYSASDLARGEFPELDVSLRGAVSIARRLQDPLAELVKIDPKSIGVGQYQHDVNQPRLKSRLDEVVASCVNRVGVEVNTASAALLAYVSGIGPSLAQSIVALRDQRGGLKSRGELREVPRLGAKAFEQAAGFLRVRGGVHPLDASAVHPERYALVERMASDLGADVATLIGNESLLGTIELPRYVSDDVGLPTLRDIMDELRKPGRDPRDAFEPPAFRDDIQKPEDLVAGMVLEGVVTNIVAFGCFVDIGVHQDGLVHVSQLADRYVKDPNDVVKVGQKVKVTVQSVDLARGRIALTMRSDGRPAAHGGGKPPAAGRRDTPPAKPAAAPGKPATIPGKPVTIPGKGHVAPNGMRFK, encoded by the coding sequence ATGGCAGCGACCACCGCTCCCGCCATCATCGCCCGCGTCGCCAAAGACCTCTCGCTCAACCTCGGTCAGGTCGAGCGTACCCTCGCCCTCTTCGACGAAGGCAATACCCTTCCCTTCATCGCGCGCTATCGCAAGGAAGTCACCGGCGGCCTCGACGAGGTGCAACTCCGCGACGTTCGCGAGCGCTCGGACTACCTCGCCGAGCTCGAGGAGCGACGCGCCGCCATCCTCAAGAGCATCGACGAACAGGGCAAGCTCGACGACGTCCTGCGCACACAGATCAACGGCGCCGAGACCAAGCAGGCGCTGGAGGACCTCTACCTTCCCTTCAAGCCCAAGCGCCGCACACGCGCCATGATCGCCCGCGAGCGCGCTCTCGCCCCACTCGCCGAGCAGCTGTGGAGCGGCGCCCTCGACGACGCCGGGGCGCTGGATGCCGCCAGTGCCTATGTGAGCCAGGAGCGCGAGGTGCCGGACGTCGACGCCGCGCTCCTCGGTGCGCGCGACATTCTCGCCGAGCAGGTGGCCGAGGATGCGACGGTGCGTGGTTGGGTGCGTGAGATGACGCGCGCGCAGGGAGTCGTGAAGAGCACCGTGCAGCCGGGCAAGGCGAGCGATGCCTCGAAGTTCAAGGACTATTTCGACTACAGCGAATCGTTAGGGACCATCCCCTCGCACCGGATGCTCGCCATCAGGCGCGGCGAGGCGGAGGAGGAGTTGCTGTGGCGCATCGTGGCCCCGGTGGATGCGATCGTCACCCGGCTCACGCGCGACATCCTCGACGGCCGCCGCGCCACACAGCAGCTCACGCTCGTGGCCAGCGACGCGTACAAGCGATTGCTCGCCACCGCCATCGAGGTCGAGTTGCGCCTCGAGCTCAAGTCGCGCGCCGACGACGAGGCCATCACGATCTTCGGGCGCAACCTGCAGCAGCTCCTCCTCGCTTCACCGGCTGGTGAGCGGCGCGTGATTGGCCTCGACCCGGGTTTCCGCACGGGGGTCAAGGTCGCGGTAGTGACCGCGACCGGCGCACTCGTTCACACCGACACGCTCTATCTCCACCAGGAGGACCGGTTTGCCGGGGCGATTCGCGCGATGGTTGCGCGCTTTGCGCCGGAACTCATCGCCATCGGCAACGGGACGGCGTCGCGCGAAACGGAGACGTTGACCAAGGCCGCGCTGCGCGAGCTCGATCCGCCGCGCCCACAAGTGGTGGTGGTGAACGAGGCCGGCGCGTCGGTGTACTCCGCCTCCGACCTGGCGCGGGGCGAGTTCCCCGAGCTCGACGTCTCGCTGCGCGGCGCCGTCTCCATCGCCCGCCGGCTGCAAGATCCGCTCGCCGAGCTGGTGAAGATCGATCCCAAGTCCATCGGCGTGGGACAGTACCAGCACGACGTGAACCAGCCGCGCCTCAAGTCGCGCCTCGACGAGGTGGTGGCCTCGTGCGTGAACCGTGTGGGCGTCGAGGTGAACACGGCGTCTGCGGCGCTCCTCGCGTACGTCTCCGGGATCGGCCCGTCGCTCGCCCAGTCCATCGTGGCACTGCGCGACCAGCGCGGCGGGCTCAAGTCGAGGGGCGAGCTGCGCGAGGTGCCGCGCCTCGGCGCCAAGGCGTTCGAGCAGGCGGCGGGGTTCCTGCGCGTGCGCGGCGGCGTGCACCCGCTCGATGCCAGCGCCGTGCACCCCGAACGCTACGCCCTCGTCGAGCGCATGGCCTCCGACCTTGGTGCCGACGTCGCCACGCTCATCGGGAACGAGTCGCTGCTGGGGACCATCGAGTTGCCGCGCTACGTGTCCGACGACGTGGGGCTCCCGACGCTGCGCGACATCATGGATGAGTTGCGCAAGCCGGGACGCGATCCACGCGACGCCTTCGAGCCCCCCGCCTTTCGCGACGACATCCAGAAGCCCGAAGATCTCGTGGCGGGGATGGTGCTCGAGGGAGTGGTGACGAACATCGTCGCCTTTGGCTGCTTCGTCGACATCGGCGTGCACCAGGACGGGCTCGTACACGTGAGCCAGCTCGCCGACCGGTACGTGAAGGACCCCAACGACGTGGTGAAGGTTGGGCAGAAAGTGAAGGTGACCGTGCAGTCGGTGGACCTTGCGCGCGGCCGCATCGCGCTGACGATGCGGAGCGATGGACGGCCGGCGGCGCACGGCGGGGGAAAGCCTCCCGCTGCCGGGAGACGCGATACCCCACCCGCCAAGCCGGCGGCCGCTCCCGGCAAGCCGGCGACGATTCCCGGCAAGCCGGTGACGATTCCCGGCAAGGGGCACGTGGCACCGAACGGCATGCGCTTCAAGTGA
- a CDS encoding GNAT family N-acetyltransferase, protein MSQPPASVAAGGAHDGGARIRRAARADAAALAALAARTFDETFGASSSAEDLALHLAKSYGEARQLSEIEDPAWDSLLAEAGGTLAGFAQLRVGGTPDSVTQPHPVELYRFYVDRPWHGRGVAQVLMAAVVEAARDRHADAIWLSVWEHNPRAQAFYAKCGFAKAGEKDFVVGTDVQTDWVMVCPLASDR, encoded by the coding sequence ATGAGCCAGCCGCCGGCGTCCGTTGCGGCTGGCGGCGCGCACGACGGCGGCGCGCGGATCCGGCGCGCGGCACGCGCCGATGCGGCCGCCCTGGCCGCCCTCGCCGCGCGCACCTTCGACGAGACCTTTGGCGCCAGCAGCAGCGCCGAGGACCTGGCGTTGCACCTGGCGAAGTCGTACGGCGAGGCGCGGCAGCTCTCGGAGATCGAGGACCCGGCGTGGGACTCGCTCCTGGCCGAAGCCGGCGGGACGCTCGCCGGCTTCGCGCAGCTGCGCGTGGGGGGCACCCCCGACAGCGTGACGCAGCCGCATCCGGTGGAGTTGTACCGTTTCTACGTCGACCGTCCGTGGCACGGGCGCGGCGTGGCCCAGGTGCTGATGGCCGCCGTGGTGGAGGCGGCGCGAGATCGCCACGCCGACGCGATCTGGCTCAGCGTGTGGGAGCACAACCCGCGCGCCCAGGCCTTCTACGCCAAGTGCGGCTTTGCCAAGGCGGGCGAGAAGGACTTCGTCGTCGGGACCGACGTGCAGACGGACTGGGTGATGGTGTGCCCGCTGGCATCCGATCGGTAG
- a CDS encoding DUF1269 domain-containing protein, translating into MSSPVPTPPSVSRKIVIARYPTAGGAKSGLDQLKNAGARLGNVALIEREADGKVGFHETQDWGIGKSAAVGALAAIVLPGIGPVVGALAGGLAAYFIDAGFPDDTLRQLGSGLEMGASMIVALVREDDLAHAEQVIAAGGGVVIGSGFEPDLAAAIERMRGGGAS; encoded by the coding sequence ATGAGCAGCCCAGTTCCCACCCCGCCGTCCGTTTCCCGCAAGATCGTCATCGCACGCTACCCCACGGCGGGGGGCGCGAAGAGCGGGCTCGACCAACTCAAGAATGCTGGCGCGCGGCTCGGCAATGTGGCGCTGATCGAGCGCGAGGCCGATGGCAAGGTCGGCTTCCACGAGACGCAGGACTGGGGGATCGGCAAGAGTGCGGCGGTTGGCGCCCTGGCGGCCATCGTCCTCCCGGGGATCGGTCCCGTCGTGGGAGCGCTGGCCGGGGGGCTGGCCGCCTACTTCATCGACGCCGGCTTTCCCGACGACACGCTGCGCCAGCTTGGGAGCGGGCTGGAGATGGGAGCCTCGATGATCGTGGCGCTGGTGCGCGAGGACGATCTTGCCCACGCCGAACAGGTGATTGCGGCTGGCGGAGGCGTGGTGATCGGAAGCGGCTTCGAGCCCGACCTGGCGGCCGCGATCGAGCGGATGCGCGGCGGCGGCGCGAGCTGA
- a CDS encoding DUF456 domain-containing protein has translation MSLIILAAVFVVSIFLVALGLPGLWLMLGAALLYDWLVPAAQIGAVALGVAAALALVAEVLEFTLAARYTKRYGGSPRAGWGAIAGGLVGAVVGIPIPVIGSVIGAFIGAFAGALLLELTRAESTRGSATRVAWGALLGRIAAAAAKTGLGCAMAVVLLFAAARS, from the coding sequence ATGTCGCTCATCATCCTTGCCGCTGTCTTCGTCGTGTCGATCTTCCTGGTCGCGCTCGGCCTTCCGGGGCTCTGGCTGATGCTCGGCGCGGCGCTGCTGTACGACTGGCTCGTCCCGGCGGCGCAGATCGGTGCGGTGGCGCTGGGCGTGGCGGCGGCGTTGGCGCTGGTGGCCGAAGTCCTCGAGTTCACCCTCGCCGCGCGCTACACGAAGCGTTACGGCGGATCGCCGCGCGCGGGGTGGGGGGCGATTGCCGGCGGCTTGGTGGGGGCGGTGGTGGGAATTCCGATCCCGGTGATCGGGAGCGTGATCGGCGCGTTCATTGGGGCGTTCGCGGGGGCGCTGTTGCTCGAACTCACCCGCGCCGAGTCGACGCGCGGGAGCGCCACGCGCGTGGCATGGGGGGCGCTGTTGGGGCGCATCGCGGCCGCCGCGGCCAAGACCGGGCTGGGGTGCGCGATGGCGGTGGTCCTGCTCTTCGCGGCGGCGCGCAGTTAG
- a CDS encoding dihydrodipicolinate synthase family protein: MIPSIKGIFGPVITTFDRRGELDLDAFGTNLKAHIAGGLDGVVVAGSTGEAALLEEGERQRLVEMARSVIPSDKQLIVGTGAESTKACVRRCKEAAERGANACLVVAPHYYSNAMSSTALHAHYTRVADESPVPVLLYNIPKYMHFRLEPELVLRLAEHDNIVGMKDSSGDLDTLAKYLLVQGPTFGVITGHGGTWRKALEMGVVGGILAVALFATELTLEVARHAAVKLEPEASEAQRRLTPLALEVVGRMGIPGVKVAMEKVGLRGGPVRLPLLDSSPTDVALVSELLKEASVASVA, encoded by the coding sequence GTGATCCCGTCGATCAAGGGCATCTTTGGGCCGGTCATCACGACCTTCGACCGTCGCGGCGAACTCGACCTCGACGCCTTCGGCACCAACCTCAAGGCGCACATCGCGGGCGGGCTGGACGGCGTGGTCGTGGCCGGCTCGACGGGCGAGGCCGCGCTGCTCGAGGAAGGAGAGCGCCAGCGACTCGTGGAAATGGCACGCTCGGTCATCCCGTCCGACAAGCAGCTCATCGTCGGCACCGGGGCCGAGTCGACCAAGGCCTGCGTCCGGCGCTGCAAGGAGGCGGCGGAACGCGGCGCCAACGCCTGCCTCGTCGTGGCACCGCACTACTACAGCAACGCCATGTCCAGCACCGCGCTGCATGCGCACTACACGCGCGTTGCCGACGAGTCGCCGGTCCCGGTGCTGCTGTACAACATCCCCAAGTACATGCACTTCCGGCTCGAGCCGGAACTCGTGTTGCGGCTGGCGGAGCATGACAACATCGTCGGGATGAAGGACTCGTCAGGCGACCTGGACACGCTGGCGAAGTACCTGCTGGTGCAGGGGCCCACCTTCGGCGTCATTACCGGGCATGGCGGGACGTGGCGCAAGGCGCTGGAAATGGGCGTGGTGGGAGGGATCCTCGCCGTGGCCCTCTTCGCGACCGAACTCACGCTCGAGGTCGCGCGCCATGCCGCCGTCAAGCTCGAGCCCGAAGCGTCGGAGGCGCAGCGCCGTCTCACCCCGCTGGCGCTCGAAGTCGTCGGCCGCATGGGGATCCCGGGGGTGAAGGTGGCAATGGAGAAGGTCGGGCTGCGCGGCGGCCCGGTGCGCCTCCCGTTGCTCGACTCATCGCCTACCGATGTCGCGCTGGTCTCCGAACTGCTCAAGGAAGCGAGCGTCGCCTCCGTGGCCTGA